In the Vulpes vulpes isolate BD-2025 chromosome 12, VulVul3, whole genome shotgun sequence genome, TTTGGGAGGGGAGATCCCTTCTGAGGTCCCTGTAGTGGGCGCTGTTGACACCCCTCCACCAGCTGCTCCCTTCTCCAAGGAATTGCCCTTGGCCTCAGGAGCCTGGGAGGTTAGAACCTCcgtccctctcctcccccctagCTCACAGGCAATAACTGAAGGATGAGGGACACCCTGGATATACACCGGCAGATGTGAAGGCTTATGTTCGTACTAAACCTGCACACAGTTGTTCGAAGCAGCTCTATTCATGATTCCCCAAAcctggaaagagcccagatgtcctttgATGGCTGGATGGACACACAGGCCATGGATACCAGTCCACGCAGTAGGATGCTGCTTGGCCAATAAAGAGAAAGTACTACTAATGTGTACAGTCAACTTGGGtgaatctcaaaggcattatgctgagtgaaaaagccaGTCTTAAAAAATTATCGTCCAGTCGGAGCTATGGAGAGCAGGGTGGTTGTCAGAGGTGAGGGATGGAGGGGGGTGTGCCAAAGGAATAGCATGCaggaggttttttgttgttgttttttgttttgtttttttgtttttgtttttgttttgttttgttttgtttttttggtgtggaAAGTAGTGGTGTCCAGGaaaccagggtggctcagtggttgagtgtctgcctttggttcaggtcatgatcccaaggttctgggatcaagtcccgcatcaggctccccacagggagcctgattctctctctgcctatgtctctgcctttctctctctgtctctcatgaataaatacataaaatcttaaaaaaaaaaaaaaaaaagaaagtagtggTGCCCACAAGAATCTATACATGTGagggggttggttttttttttttttaagagggggagggagagaggcagagggaaagagagagaaagatcatgacctgagctgaaatcaagagttggatgcttaactgactgagccacccaggtgcccctatacttgTGTTAAATTCACAGAACTATGTACCAGAAAGAATCAATTTTAGGGTAAGGTAATTGTTTTCAAAAGTTCACGCacacctatatctctgcctcagGGAGCCTCTCTACTTTGAACAGAATGGAGCAGCCGAAGGGGGTCGATTGGACGGTCATCATCCTGACATGCCAGTACAAGGATAGTGTCCACGTCTTCCAGAGAGGTAGGGGACCCTCCCTTCCCACTTTGCCTCTGATGTAGAATCCCCATCAAATACTGATCTGTACCCTTACAGCCCATGAGCCAGGAAGACCTAGGTTCAAGCCCAGATTCTGCTTCTTTCTAGCCATGTGACCTCAATAAACATCATGTCATTTCATTAAgactcagttttttcatctgttaaatgggactGGTTGTACTTACCTCATAGAGTTGGGTGAAGATCTAATGAGCTACTCCATGAAAAGCTAACTAAGTGTttactttggcagcacatatgcTGAAATTGGAACCACACGGAGAAGTTACCATGGCTTCTCTGCAAGGATGACATGCACGTTTGTGAAGCATTCTATATTTTTTCACAAATACTGAATCATCATGTTGTGTAgtggaaactaatataatgttacatgccaattatacctcaattaaaaagaaGCTCCTAAgtcaaagaagagaaagtaatGACTATCAGTAGATTTGCTCTAGATGCTTTGGAACAAGGTGGGGAGGTTGGGGGCCAGTCCCAGCTTGTGTTCTGACCACAGAGCTGGAAGTGCGACAGAAGCGGGAGCAGATCCCGGCCAGGACACTGTTACTGGCTGTGGAGGACCCTGAGACGCGTGTGGGCAGCGGAGGAGCCACCCTCAATGCCCTGCTGGTGGCTGCTGAACACCTGAGTGCCCGGGCAGGCTTCACCGTGAGTGCTCATGACGTGTTATCCTCTGCCACAGGTCCTGGTCCAAACAGGGATGGGGGCTCAAGACAGATTGTTTCCAGGGTCACCAGCTCTTTGGGCTCCATCACCTATCCAGTTCAGCATTTGGTACCAATTTCTGTACCCATAGATTGGACAGACTCATCAGGTGGGGTAGAAGTCAGGACTGGACTTTCTAGTGCTTTTAGAACATCAGAGCCAGTACCTCAGAATTAGGCTTTCCGGCTTCTCTTGAAAACTTCCGTCTTACTATCCTGGCCTCTCCTTCCCCCATGGCAACTGTTTGCTGGAACTAGGATATAACTTCTCCTTTGTGTGGGCACAGGGGTCAGTGTTCCCAGTGTGCCAGGTCCCCCCAACACACAGCCCCTTCGCTCAGTCACCTTGTCCTCATGGCACCCTGGGTGGTCACAGGAATGGACATGCTCTGGTGATGGATGTGGCACTGGCAGGGAAGGACAGCACTGTGTGGTTGCCATGGAGCTGACTTACCGTGAGTCACCCAGCTAGCCTCACATTCTTGCCTATAGCTTCCCCTAAAAAACAGGGACAGAGGAGTGTCCCAGGTGGAGGGCCAGTAGGCTCTTTTAttgaggagggggcagggctgccCCTTGCCTGCCTGTGGCCATTGGTCCTGAccttgtcttttcttcctttggtaCTGAGTGGATTTGTGTTGGGGTCTCTCCCTGGAGAAGAGGACAATGTCCTTGGGTGCCATCTGCCCAGGATTCTGTCAACAGGGCTCTTCACTTTTGACAGGTGGTGACATCTGATGTCCTGCACTCCGCCCGGATCCTTATCCTGCACATGGTTAGTAGAGGGCCATGTATGTCTTCAGGGGCCATGCAGAAGACTGAAACCATTGATCCTTGGGGTTAGATAGGTCTTCTATCTTCGTGTTTGTGCAAGATGCTCATTGTGCAACTCCaaaagaatcagaatcagaatcGATCCAAAGGTCTAGAAATAGGGAGCAGGCTGTATATATGCAGCGTATCCCCCTGGCGGAGTGTAGACAGTGATTTAAAAGTCCAGCTAactcggatccctgggtggctcagcggtttggtgcctgcctttggcccagggcgtaatcctggagccccgggattgagtccctccatggagcctgcttctccctctgcctgtgtctctgcctctctctctctctctctctctctctctctctctctctctttgtctatcatgaataaataaataaaatcctaaaaaaaaaaagtccaactaACTCTATGCATTGACCTGGAAAGAGACTTAACAGCTCTGTGACATTGGACAAGTCACTTGATCCTTTCTTTCTAGGTattagtttcatcatctgtaaaatgaggttggCAACAGTTTCTACTTCATGGGGAAGTGCTGAGACGATCCACGGTAAATGCTTAAACGGGGCCTGGCCTGGCTCACTCTGAACATTCAGGGAATGTTTTCACTGTTTAGTGGGAAAAGTCAGCCACACAAGTTTATATACATTGATCTCAGCTTTTTAATTGGAAACTTTTTGCTAAACTTTCTTCAgccattctttttgtttgtttagatttttatttttattttatttttttaaagattccatttatttattcatgagagacacagagagatgcagagacacaggcagagggagaagcaggctccatgcagggaaccagatgcaagactcgattccaggaccccaggatcatgccctaggtgaaaggcagatgctcaaccactgagccacccaggcgtctgtctgtctatctatctatctatctatctatctatttcttatttatttaaagattttatttatttgttcctgagagacacacaaagaggcagagacataggcagagggagaagcaggctctctatggggagtttgatgcgggactcaatcccaggaccttggagtCACaatctgagccacaggcagatgctcaaccactgagacacccaggtgccccggctgtatgttttataaagaaacttATATTGGAACAAGGCAAAACCTGTTATTTTACATATTCCCTAAGGCTGTTTTTGACCTATAATTACCAAGTTGAGTATAACAGAGACTATATATGGCCCCCTAGCCCAAAATACTGTCTGTCCCTTTAAGATCAGTGATTCAGAACAGGAAGTCCATAACTAGGACTACATATTATGGTGTCTCCTGATCTGACTGGGGCCCCCCAAATGTGGGGGGACCTGATCGAGTGGAAGCTGGAGGTGCAGACGGTGAAAGAATTCACTTGAGgtagaacaaaggagatagaaattTACTGAATATACCCCAAGGGAGCAGTGGGATATtgagcactgagccacccaggtgtctctaagatttattaatttattttagagagaaagagaatgcacatacactctacacacacacacatgatctagggaaagggcagagggagagaattttaagcagattccctgctaagcgtggagcctgatgggggcttgatctcatgatcctgagatcatgacctgagccaaaatcaagagtcagtcactgaaccacttaaccagctgagctactcaggtgccccttgtttagattaaaaaaaaaaaaaaagtaatctctatacccaacaggGGGCTGTAACttacaacctcgagatcaagagtcccatgctctaccaactgagccaaccagatgcccttTTCATTGGAATTTTGGTTAAGATGAGGATAGATCCATGATATGGAAGAAATAATATGGAAAGAAGCCTTTGCAAACTTTGCCCAGATTCCCCCAGTGATGATATTTTTGAGAACTATAGTATAACCACAGCTAGGATATTGAAATTGATTTAATTCCCAATCTTTTCCCCTAGTTTTacttgtgtgagtgtgtgtgtgtgtgtgtgtgtgtgtgtgtgtgtatgtattaagTTCTTTTGTCTCCATCTTCTcataatctcattaaaaaattaaaggaaaacctGCAAGGATATAGCTCAAAATGAAGGCAATGGCTTTTATCCCTGaggaattgttttcttcttgcagatctgcattttctaatttttcaccgTAATCACATAGTCGAAAACATtataagagaaaacacattttattttattttaagattttaagtaatctgggatccctgggtggcgcagcggtttggcgcctgcctttggcccagggcgcgatcctggagacccgggatcgaatcccacatcaggctcccggtgcatggagcctgcttctccctctgcctgtgtgtctgcctctctctctctctctctgtgactatcataaataaataaaaaattaaaaaaaaaaaaagattttaagtaatctctatacccaaagtggggcttgaactccacacacacacaaaatcccaaGATCGAGTTgaatgctccactgactgagccagccaggcactccaagaaAACACAAGTCTAGCTTGATGGTTTCCTGCCTTTGCACAGCTGTCCCCAGGCTCTCTAACCCAAGGGTTCTTTCTcctgtccctgctccctccctaGGGCCGAGATTTCCCTTTGGATGACTGTGGCAGGGCCTTCACCTGCCTCCCTGTGGAGAACCCCCAGGCTCCGGTGGAGGCTGTCGTCTGCAATCTGGACTGCTTGCTGGACATCATGAGTCATCGGGTAAGGCTGGCGGTGACCATGGGGCCTCATGGCAGAGAGAACCACACCTTTCCTACTGCATCACCAGCTATGTAGTCTGTGTTGGTGCAGACAGGAGGCACCAGGAAGAACGGCTTTGGAGGTACCTGGAGTTAGAGCTTCAGGAAGTTCATCTTGGCCATGCCGGTGGGAAGGCATGGTCCTCAGAGTAGAGGGAAGGACCAGCCTTGGCACCACAGGGCAGGAGAGGCCCCATTACCTCAGCAGCCAGAGTCCTGGACAGGATGGCCACTGGAGCGCACACAAGTCAAGACGGGGTtgtgtgggagcagagggagggctgggccaggccaccagtggcattctctctctcctccacagcTGGGCCCGGGCTCCCCGCCAGGTGTATGGGTTTGCAGCACCGACATGCTGCTGTCTGTTCCTCTGGACCCAGGTGAGCCTGAGAAGGCTTGGGactgcctcccccagccccaggcagacACCTGTCTTCCTTGGTCTCCGGGcctggcctgctgccctgctcagAAGGGAAGCTGTAGGGTGTGGAGCCTGAAGCCCAGACCCGGAGGCAGGGCTTCCCTTCCGCAACTGGGTTCTGTCTGCCTGGCTATCAAATGGAGACCCCTAGCCCTCCCCCTTCGGCCCTGCCGGGCTCTGTGGAAGAATTTTGGGAGGGGAGGTATTGTCCTTCTCCCAAACGAATCTCCATTTGGCTTTGTAAACCATATTCCCTTTAGAGGTGTCTGGATGCCACTTGCCCTGAGCTCAACCCCCTTGCCTTGGGTTGGAGCCCTCAGGGAACCTCCTCACTGCCTCAATCACAGGGATCAGCTGGGACAACTTCCGGGGAGCCAGAGTGATTGCCCTTCCAGGGAGCATGGCCTATGCCCAGAACCATGGTGTTTACCTCACCGACTCCCAGGTAGTGTCCCTGGGGCAGCGCTGTGGGCAGCTGGACCATCAGGGTTGGCCTCCTAGTCCTATGCTTGGGGGAGCCTGTCCTCCTGGACTTCCTGGCATGGTCTGGATTTGGAGGAGTTCCCCTCCAAACAGCCCTTGGGCTCACTCAGTATTTTGCTAAACAAGAATTGTCCACTGGCCATGTGAATGGTTCTGTTCTTGGATCCGTGAAGACATTCAAAGCCTGCCCTCTACCatcggggggtgggggtccctgGCACTCGTGTCCCTGGGAGCACGCTAATACCTGTCAGATTTCTGTCCTACGTTTTCATTTGGAGCACACCTTACCATGCCCTCCTTGCTGATCCTCTTTTGCTCCTTTCCCTAACTCTGTTTTCTCCCTCCCACATAGGGCTTTGTTTTGGATATTTACTACCAGGGCACGGAGGCAGAGATACAACTGTGTGCCAGGCCGGATGGGCGAGTGCCACTGGTACAGCTGCCAGACCCACGCCGGGGGCTTTGGAGACCTtatgggaagaggaagggaatatTTGCCTTCCTGCTCAGGGCAGAGCTCTGCTCCTTCCAGAAGATTCTGGGGGCAGGCTAGAACCAGAATCTGAGTAAGGTCTAGAACTGGCATTCGGGGGAGCAAGTAGAGCTAGAATCTGAGGAAGGTGTGGCCTTGGAATTCAGGGTCTTGTCTTGAACCAGAAAGGCTAGAACCGGAATGTGAGTAGTTTCTGGAATGCAGTTGGGAGGAAGTCTAGAATCTGACTTGGGGGATCCTTCTAGACTGAAAGACAAGGATAAGACTATTGGGTCAGGGTTTGGGACTGGACTTGGGGAAGATAGGGAACTATTTCTCGTTCTCTATCTCTAGTTCAGGAAGGCCTGAAAATTGAGGGGGGTCCCAGAACGTGCCTGTCGAGTGATCCCTGAGTGGGAGCCACTCCCAGTACACCTGGAGCCTGGGTGCTGGAGTGGCCCAGAGACAGAGCGCTCTGCCTGGTATGGCAGCCAACCTTGCCTAGCTCGTCTGCATGTGCCCTTCCCAGCTCAGGCCGAAGCCTGGCCCCAGTGTCCCCCCAGCTGACCCTGACCTCTTCAGGTCTCCGGGGTTGCCTTCTTCTCTGTGGAGACTGCTGAGCACCTCCTGGCCACCCATGTGAGCCCACCCTTGGATGCCTGCACCTACATGGGCTTGGACTCTGGAGCCCGGCCTGTCCAGGTGACTGGGGGTGTGGGCAGAGGTCCCCTGGCCTTAGACAGAGGCCCTGACGCTGACAGCCTAGTCGTGTGGCCTTCGGCtagtccctttccctctctggatTAGCGTTTCTGGGACTGCCCCAGCTCCGCCTAGGAACCTTTCCAATAGCTGTGCTTCCTACCCTTGCCCCAGCTGTCTCTCTTTTTCGACATCCTGCTCTGCATGGCTCGGAATGTGAACAGGGAGGACTTCCTGTCAGGACATCCCCCGGAGATGGGGCAAGGTGACTCAGACATCGCAGGTTATCTGCAGGCTGCCCGGGCTGAGCTGTGGAGGGAGCTTCGCGATCAGCCCCTCACCATGGGTGGGTACTGCCCGTTGGCTCTCTGGGGTGGGGCAACAGGAGTGAGGACCCTAGGAACAGGCAGGCCTAGTGCATGCCAGACAATTCCCCTCTCCCAAACCAGAGCCGATaactctcttctcttcttcctttgcctcatTCCTGGGCTCCAGTTCCAGTCTTTCTACTTTCATGCCATGTGACTTGGACAGTGGCTGAGCCTCTGGATCTCAACTTTCCCACTGGCACAATGGGCTCTTTGGCATTCCTGCCTTCCCAGGGCCTGATTAAGAatgtgttctaaaaaaaaaaaaaaaaaaaagaatgtgttctgGTGGGAGGTGGCCTGGCGGCAGAGCTGCAGCAAGCATGGGGTTGGGGTCAGTTCTTGTATCTTTACAGCTTACGTCCCTGATGGCAGCTACAGCTACATGACCAGCTCAGCCAGTGAGTTCCTGTATAGCCTCACGTTCCCAGGGGCTCCCAGTGCGCAGGTAGTGCACTCCCAGGTGGAGGTAAGACCTGCCGGGAGGGAGGTGCACCTGCCGGGTGCCTGCAGACAGGTGGGGCAGGGGCttcaggaaagggaaagaaaagcccaTGCTTGGAACAGACCACCTAGGAGTGTAGGCATCGTTATTCTTGTTCACATGAGGGAGGCTCAGGAGCCTCAGCGAGAGGTGAGGTGGCTTGCCTGAAGTCAGCCGATAGGTGGCCAAGTCAGAACTCTACCTCCAGGTCTGCCTGACTGAGAAACTAGAGAAGACGCCCTCCACGCTTTCTGCAGGGTCTGCCTGGGGAGACAGCACATGTGGGGTGATGGGctgaggaggggggcggggtgaGTTCGTAGGTGGCCCTCGGGgtggcagggatgggggtggtTGGATGGGTTGGGGAGGATTTCTGGGAGAGCCGTCAGCTGCTGGGACCTCCGTTAACTGAGCGCAGACTCTCTCTGGAGGAGAACGCGGGCAGAGCGTGCCGGTGGGGGAGCAGCATGAACAAGGTGGGATGGGAGTTGGCGTGAGGTCGGGCCAGGGCAGAGAGATCTGGCTGGTCATCAGACTCGGGGAGCTGCAGAAATTCGGGCTGGGGCCTTCCTTGGATGCGGAGGGgttgggcagccctgggccctggccccTCACGACCTCCTCCCTGGCTTCACAGGAGCCGCAGCTCCTGGGGGCTGAGAGCTCTGTGGTCAGCTGCCTGCTGGAGGGCCCTGTCCAGCTGGGTCCTGGGAGTGTCCTGCAGCACTGCCACCTTCAGGTGAGGCCCGAgagcagggccagagggagggcaggCTACAGGGGCCGGGGCCTGTGTGTGTTGGCGGGGGTACTAAGAGCCATGCTAGGATGCCTGACTTTTCTTCTCCCAGGGCCCTCTTCACATTGGTACCGGCTGCTTGGTGAGTGGCCTCGATGCGGCCCAGTGTGAGGCACTGCATGGCTTGGAGCTGCACGACCTCGTCTTGCAGGGACATCATGTGCGGCTGCATGGCGCTCCCAGCCGAGTCTTCACGGTCTTTGGCCGTCTGGACAGCTGGGAGGTAGGTGTCCACCTGACCTCCCTCCTTGTTTGCTCTGTGTGGCGGGCTGGGTGGGGATTTTTATGCCCATGTTGCAGGCCAGACACAGGTTCAGAGAGGGTGGTGACCGCCTTGGACTGCAGAGCCAGGTATGGGGGATTGGGCCTAGAGGCAGGATACCGCTCCGGGTTCCTGAACTGGGCAGGCGCAGTGAGCCTCCAGGGCTTGATGCGGTGTTTCAGAACTTGCTCGTGTAtgttcccctctcccttcctgtccCCTCTGGCCTTCATGTCCATAACCCCCTTCTGTGGCCCCGGGAACCCTgactgcctcctcctcttcccccagagACGGGGGACAGGCACGTATCTCAACATGTCCTGGAGTGAATTCTTCCAGAAGACAGGTGTTCGGTAAGGTGGATGGTCCCGCCGGGCCTCCATGGGCtgaggcagccagggtggctgcTTCCCTGAGGCTCATCCCTGCCCTTGTTCCTGCCCCAGAACAGCACCCGGCCACCCAACCATCCCTGGGCCTGGGGTTGTTTTGGGCAGCCTCATTTGCCCCAGCACCTTCCTGGGCAACTCCAAATTCCCACCCAGGATTGGGGATTTTGTTCACTGGTCTGGGAAAGGAGGCAAGGCAGCTGGGCCTCCATCTCTGAATTGTCCACTTGGGCTGCCTTAGAGGAATCTGTCCTGTCCCCATGAATGAGTCAACTCCCAGCTGATAGGCGGTCAGAGCTTGGTGACCAGAGCTTGCCCTTGCTTCTGCCCTAATGTGCCTTTTCCCCACATCAGAACCTGGGATCTGTGGGATCCAGACACGCCCCCTGTAGAGCGTTGCCTTCTTGGTGCCCGCCTCTTTCCTGTGCTCCACCCCTCgaggaccctgggaccccaggacatGCTGTGGATGCTGGATCCCCAGGAGGATGGGGGCAAGGCCCTGCGGGCCTGGCGAGCCTGTTGGCGTCTGTCGTGGGAGCAGCTGCAGCCATGCCTGGACCGGGCTGCCACACTGGCCTTCCGCCGGGACCTGTTCTTCCGCCAGGCCCTGCTTAAGGCGAGGCATGTGCTGGAGGCCCGGCAGGATCTCAGCCTGCGCCCGCTGATCCGGGCTGCTGTCCGAGAGGGCTGTCCCAGGCCCCTGCTGGCCACACTGGACCAGGGTGAGTGTGCTGGAAAGCCAGTCCCAGTGTCACCTGCCCTACTTGCCATCTGGGTCATTAATCTGAGGGTACTAGGGAGCCATGAGACTTTAAAGCAGGGGAGAGATACAGTGGAGCGTACTCGTAACTTTCTGGGAAGTTTCATCCCTGTCAGTGGGGGGTTTGATGAGAGGCTGAGGCCTGGGGCTGAGCCTTGGGGTCCTATGAGCATCAGCAAACCCTGCGTGTTTTGCAGTGGGCTGGGATGTGGCTGGCTGGATCTGGGGGTCCAGGCACACTGGCGGGGGGGCTCAGCCTTAGCCTCATGGCTAAGCCACTTAAGTTGGTGGGTGGTGGGACTGAGACTAAACCCATGTGGTTTGACCCTGGAGCCTCAGCTCGTGACAACTATGGACATCTGGGTGAGGGGTGAAGAGACACATCTGGGATGGGGCTGATGAGAAGACAGTTTCCGCACACAGAAGTGAGGAACACTCATAGGCAAAGGATACATTTTGGGCAAAGGTGAAGAGGTGTGAGGGACCTGGAGTGTTTAGGGATTGCTGAGTAGTCTTCTGGGGGCAGAGGACTCTGGGGGCAAGCTCCTTCCCCCACCAGGTGACACCTGGTGTCTCAGTTGCAGCTGCTGCAGGAGACCCTGGTGTGGCAGCCCGGGCTCTGGCCTGTGTGGCGGATGTACTGGGCTGCATGGCAGAGGGCCAAGGGGGCTTACGGAGTGGGCCAGCTGCCAACCCTGAGTGGATGCGGCCCTTCTCATACCTGGAGTGTGGGGACCTGGCTGGGGGTGTGCAGGCGCTTGCCCAGGAGCGGGACAAGTGGCTGAGCAGGTGGGTGCTAATGATCTTGAAACCTTTGGAGAAGTCCCTGGCCATCTCTGGAGGTAGAAACCCACAGAGGTAGGGTGTCCTACCCAGGGTTACCCAGGGCAGTCAGGTCCCCAGACCCAGGCCGTCCACCCCCAGCTTGGGGCTCCAGTCaccatctctcccttccctcttggCAGGCCAGCCCTGCTTGTGCGAGCTGCCCGCCACTACGAGGGAGCTGGGCAGATTCTGATCCGCCAGGCTGTGATGTCAGCCCAGCACTTTGTTTCCACGGAGCCAGTAGAGCTGCCAGCACCTGGGCAATGGGTGGTGGCTGAGTGCCCGGCTCGTGTGGATTTCTCTGGTGAGCCCcttgtgggggctgggggtgaggacagCCACCCCAGAGCTGGGCTGGCAGCTCTTGTGACCAACTTGGTCTTGTCGAATTGCCAAAGGTGGCTGGAGTGACACGCCACCCCTCGCCTATGAGCTTGGTGGGGCAGTACTGGGTTTGGCTGTACGAGTGGATGGCCGCAGGCCCATCGGGGCCAGGGCACGCCGCATCCCGGAGCCTGAGCTGTGGCTGGCAGTGGGGCCTCGGCAGGACAAGATGGCCATGAAGATCGTGTGCTGGAGCCTAGATGACCTGCAGGATTACTGCCAGCCTCATGCCCCAGGTCAGGGCACTTGTGGGGATGGCACTCATAGCCAGCTGAGGGATGGGGGCAGAACCTTGAAGGCCCTGCAGGCCACAGAGGCTTGGCCTGAGGGTGAGCCAGTCTGGTGGAGGAGCCCTGAAGTCATCCTGCCTAGGTGCATACTGGCCCAGGAGGTAGGGCTGGGCACATCTGCCTCTGCTGGGAGACCAGAGGCCCTTTTATGGCCTAGAGATGGGGCCTACAATACTGCTGGGCTTTTGTCCCCTagtgagccccatgttgggcgggCAATAGTGGAGGTAGCTTAGGGTATCTGCTTCTGCCCTTGGAGACCAAATTCCTTGCTGGTCCTTCTGCAGGGGCTCTGCTGAAGGCAGCCTTCATCTGTGCGGGGATTGTGCATGTCGGCTCCAAGCTTTCACTGAGAGAGCAGCTGCTGCATACCTTCGGGGGTGGCTTCGAGCTGCACACCTGGTCTGAGCTGCCCCATGGCTCTGGTCTTGGTGAGCAGGCCCTGTCTCCCCGCTGTCCAAAGTGCAtccctccctggcctctgcccagcaGAGGGAGTGGGTAGGGCAGGACTGGGTTAGGCAGAGCTGGTTCATGGCTGGCACCTTCCTCTGCATCCTGCAGGCACAAGCAGCATCCTGGCAGGCACAGCCCTGGCTGCCTTGCAGAGGGCCGCGGGCCGGCTCGTGGGCACAGAGGCCCTGATCCATGCAGTGCTCCACCTGGAACAGGTGCTCACCACAGGTACAAGAttgccctggggcaggagggaggtcATGGGTATTTTCCTAGGGCCCTCCAGGGGCTCCCTGGACTTGCAGACAGCCACGTAAGTGTACTACTCCTTAAATTGGTTAGAACGTCTTCCTTACCAATCTGATCCCTTCTGGTGGTTTTCAATTTGAAATGTTTCTACCTACAAGGGCTTGATGCTTTAGGAGCACCTATTAAGTGCTAGACTCTGTGCTGCACCTTTCATGTGTCTTATTAGGTACCCATTATGCCAGGTGCTGTTCCTCATTATTTCCCCACCTAGGACTGTCCCTCATTATAGGGCTG is a window encoding:
- the FCSK gene encoding L-fucose kinase isoform X4, translated to MEQPKGVDWTVIILTCQYKDSVHVFQRELEVRQKREQIPARTLLLAVEDPETRVGSGGATLNALLVAAEHLSARAGFTVVTSDVLHSARILILHMGRDFPLDDCGRAFTCLPVENPQAPVEAVVCNLDCLLDIMSHRLGPGSPPGVWVCSTDMLLSVPLDPGISWDNFRGARVIALPGSMAYAQNHGVYLTDSQVSGVAFFSVETAEHLLATHVSPPLDACTYMGLDSGARPVQLSLFFDILLCMARNVNREDFLSGHPPEMGQGDSDIAGYLQAARAELWRELRDQPLTMAYVPDGSYSYMTSSASEFLYSLTFPGAPSAQVVHSQVEEPQLLGAESSVVSCLLEGPVQLGPGSVLQHCHLQGPLHIGTGCLVSGLDAAQCEALHGLELHDLVLQGHHVRLHGAPSRVFTVFGRLDSWERRGTGTYLNMSWSEFFQKTGVRTWDLWDPDTPPVERCLLGARLFPVLHPSRTLGPQDMLWMLDPQEDGGKALRAWRACWRLSWEQLQPCLDRAATLAFRRDLFFRQALLKARHVLEARQDLSLRPLIRAAVREGCPRPLLATLDQAAAGDPGVAARALACVADVLGCMAEGQGGLRSGPAANPEWMRPFSYLECGDLAGGVQALAQERDKWLSRPALLVRAARHYEGAGQILIRQAVMSAQHFVSTEPVELPAPGQWVVAECPARVDFSGGWSDTPPLAYELGGAVLGLAVRVDGRRPIGARARRIPEPELWLAVGPRQDKMAMKIVCWSLDDLQDYCQPHAPGALLKAAFICAGIVHVGSKLSLREQLLHTFGGGFELHTWSELPHGSGLGTSSILAGTALAALQRAAGRLVGTEALIHAVLHLEQVLTTGGGWQDQVGGLMPGIKVGHSRAQLPLKVEVEEITVPEGFVQKLNDHLLLVYTGKTRLARNLLQDVLRSWYARLPAVVQNAHSLVRHTEECAEAFRQGSLPLLGQCLTTYWEQKKLMAPGCEPLAVRRMMDVLAPHVHGQSLAGAGGGGFLYLLTKEPRQKETLEAVLAKTEGLGNYSVHLVEVDTQGLSLKLLGDETST
- the FCSK gene encoding L-fucose kinase isoform X3 → MEQPKGVDWTVIILTCQYKDSVHVFQRELEVRQKREQIPARTLLLAVEDPETRVGSGGATLNALLVAAEHLSARAGFTVVTSDVLHSARILILHMGRDFPLDDCGRAFTCLPVENPQAPVEAVVCNLDCLLDIMSHRLGPGSPPGVWVCSTDMLLSVPLDPGISWDNFRGARVIALPGSMAYAQNHGVYLTDSQVSGVAFFSVETAEHLLATHVSPPLDACTYMGLDSGARPVQLSLFFDILLCMARNVNREDFLSGHPPEMGQGDSDIAGYLQAARAELWRELRDQPLTMAYVPDGSYSYMTSSASEFLYSLTFPGAPSAQVVHSQVEEPQLLGAESSVVSCLLEGPVQLGPGSVLQHCHLQGPLHIGTGCLVSGLDAAQCEALHGLELHDLVLQGHHVRLHGAPSRVFTVFGRLDSWERRGTGTYLNMSWSEFFQKTGVRTWDLWDPDTPPVERCLLGARLFPVLHPSRTLGPQDMLWMLDPQEDGGKALRAWRACWRLSWEQLQPCLDRAATLAFRRDLFFRQALLKARHVLEARQDLSLRPLIRAAVREGCPRPLLATLDQVAAAAGDPGVAARALACVADVLGCMAEGQGGLRSGPAANPEWMRPFSYLECGDLAGGVQALAQERDKWLSRPALLVRAARHYEGAGQILIRQAVMSAQHFVSTEPVELPAPGQWVVAECPARVDFSGGWSDTPPLAYELGGAVLGLAVRVDGRRPIGARARRIPEPELWLAVGPRQDKMAMKIVCWSLDDLQDYCQPHAPGALLKAAFICAGIVHVGSKLSLREQLLHTFGGGFELHTWSELPHGSGLGTSSILAGTALAALQRAAGRLVGTEALIHAVLHLEQVLTTGGGWQDQVGGLMPGIKVGHSRAQLPLKVEVEEITVPEGFVQKLNDHLLLVYTGKTRLARNLLQDVLRSWYARLPAVVQNAHSLVRHTEECAEAFRQGSLPLLGQCLTTYWEQKKLMAPGCEPLAVRRMMDVLAPHVHGQSLAGAGGGGFLYLLTKEPRQKETLEAVLAKTEGLGNYSVHLVEVDTQGLSLKLLGDETST